From Saccharibacillus brassicae:
CCGACCCGCGCAGCAGCTCTTCCAGCCATTCTTTGAGCTGCGGCGCGCTGTCGCCTCCGGCGCCTTCGCTTTTGCGTACCTGCAGCGCCGCTTTGATGCCCGCCGCAAGCAGGCCGCTGCCCAACACGAACCCGGCGGCCGCCGACAGCAGTTCGCCGACGTTGTCGCCTTCGCGTTCGAATTGAACAGGTTGGACGTGACGCAGGAAAATCGGACGGCTGTCCGTCATTTTCCGTACCGCTTCTTCCGCGCCGGTATTCAATTTGACCAGCAGCACTTCGCGGTCGCTCAGCACGCTGCTTTTGACCGATCCGAACAGACGGCGCAGCTCTTCCTGCGCGTAAGCGGCGAAATCCCGGTTGGCGGTGCAAATAAACGTGCTTTCTTCCGGCAGCGCGTCCGCCGCTTCGATCGGTTCTACGTGTTCTTGTTCATGCTCGCTCAAAATACGTTACCCTCCACAGGACTCCGGCATCGAAAAAAACATCTTCCCGGTGCCGCGTCCTTTCTTGTTCGTTCTTGTCATTTGATGCGAATTCCGCCTGGCCCCTACCCGATAAAATCGAGCAGATACGGCACCGACTGCATCGCATAGGCCGTTCTCGGCTCGCCGCGTGTCCCCGGTTCGAAGACGCTCAGCGAAGGCGTGCTGCGCACGCGGTACTTTTGTATGAATTCGGGCGCAAAGTTCAGGTCCAGCGCATAGATGTCGATCTCGGGATTCATCTGTTCGACCACTTCGAGCATCCGCCGCGCCACGCGGCACGTTCCGCAAAAAGGAGTATGCCCGAAAACGATAATCCGGCGTTCCCCCGCTTCGATCCAGCCAAGCAGTTCGCGTTCTGTCGACTCTCTCACGACTGCGATTGCTCCGCCGCGGCGCGTCTGCGGACGTCTTCCGGCATGGAATCGCGATGCAAGATGACATGTTCCGGCTTGCCCGCGTACAGAATTTCGTACATGCTGCGGCGGCCGTATTCGCTGGACGTATGCAGGTAGATCTCTTTGGGGAACGTGCCGTTGGCGACGATTCGGGCCGCAACTTCGCTTCCGCTCGGCTCGTCGGGTCCCATCTCGTGATCGAGCGACAAAATGCCGACTTCGCAGTCCCGCAGCAGCGTCAGGCATTCTTCGCCGGTGCGGGCCAGCGCGAACCCTTCCGGGCACGGACGCCAATCGTCCATGTACAGATGGATTTTCGGTTTGTTTTCCGTATTCGTCATGTTAGGACTCCTTCCGCGCTCTCGCGCTTTCGATCAGGAGAATACCGGCGTCTGTTCGTGCTGGCACTGCGGGCAGTAATACGCTTTTTTGCCCGCTACGTCCATTTTTTGCACCGGTGCTCCGTCTTCCGTACACGGTTGTCCTTCGCGCTCGAACACCCGGCACTGCGAGAGATACCCGCCGGTTACCGCGTCGTCCGCGTTCAGTGGAACAGTAATGCAGCCTCCGCCGTCGATCGCGGCCTTGAGCACTTCTTCCAGCGCTTCGTACAGACGGGCCGCACTTTCGCCGTTCAGCTCCTGCGTTTTGACCGAAGGCAGCAGGCCCGCGGCAAAAGCGATCTCGTCCGCGTAGCGCGGACCGATTCCCGCGACCAGCTTCTGGCCGGTCAGGATGCTGCGCAGCGCGCCCCGGCGCTTCTTGAGCTGGGACACGAAGTACTCCGGCGTCGCTTGACGGGAAAACGGATCGGGACCGAGCGTCTTGAGCACTTCGTCCAGACCGCGTACGGTCATCAGACGCAGCACGCTGCCTTTGCCCGCGATGTACAGCGTCCGTTCCCCGAAGCCGATCTCGGCCTGGGAGACGAACGGCGGCTGCTCGTCTTGTTCCCCGCAGTAAAGCGCTCCGTCTTTGGCCAGAGCGATCAGCAGGCGATGCCCGTTATCGAGATGGAAAATAAGAAACGTTCCGCGGCGCTCCAAAAAGAGCAGGCTTCTGGCCTCCAGCGCGGCGGCAAATTCTTCCGGCTCGACATCGGTACTGTGCGCATGGTTCAGTTTCACTCGTTGAATCGGCAGGTCGAGAATCCATTGACCCAATTGTCTGCGGTAATGTTCGATTTCCGGCAGTTCCGGCATCATGCATCGTTCCTTTCCGTGTCGCTTAGTATCCGCTTAATATCCAGTCTTGGATTTCACGTAAATTGTGTCTGATCAGATCCGGCTTGGCGTCGGCCAGAACCTGATGACGTTCGAGATTATGCGGCGTCGTGACGCCTTCTTCGGTCAGCAGCAGCAGCGAGCGGCAGCCCGACTGCGCGCCGGCTTTGATATCGGTCATCATGTTGTCGCCGATCACCGTCACGTCTGCGGCTTCGACGCCGAGGAGATCGAACGCGAAATTCATCAGGATCGGCGAAGGCTTGCCGATGACCGTAGGCTTGACGCCCGTCATCGCTTCGAGCGATGCGCCGAGCGTGCCCGCTCCCGGCATCAAGCCGTTTTCCGAAGGCAGCAGCAGGTCGGGATTCGTCAGCACGAATTCCGATCCGCCGAGAATCCAGCGGCCTGCCTGCGCAAGCTTTCCGTAGGAAAACTCGCGGTCGATGCCTTGAATGACGTAATCGGGACGTCCTTGCCTCGGATCGCCCGCGAATTCAGAGAGGCCGGCCGCGGCTGCCGCGCCGCGAAGCCCCGCTTCGCCGAATATCGCGACCGAAGCGCCGGGCTTGCGCTGCGCGATATAGGCCGCGGCCGCCATCGAAGACGTGCAGACCTGCTCACGCTTCGCGGGAATGCCCATGTTGTTCAAGCGTTGGGCGACCGTATCCTGGGACGCGGACGAATTGTTGGTCAGAAAAAGAAACGGGATGCCGCGTTCGTTCAGCGCCGCGATCAGTTCGTCCGCTCCCGGAACGCGGCGTTCGCCGTGATACAGCGTCCCGTCCAGGTCGATCAAAAAAGCGTTGGGGCTTGGCATCGGTCTTCAGTCCTTTTCTCGGTCTTGCGCAGGGCGAACCGGATAGGTCTCGTGTTCCATCGCCAACTGCGTGTTGGGAAAAACGGCTCTCGCTTCGTCCAGCAGAGGCTGGAGCTGC
This genomic window contains:
- a CDS encoding thioredoxin family protein yields the protein MRESTERELLGWIEAGERRIIVFGHTPFCGTCRVARRMLEVVEQMNPEIDIYALDLNFAPEFIQKYRVRSTPSLSVFEPGTRGEPRTAYAMQSVPYLLDFIG
- a CDS encoding cyclic-phosphate processing receiver domain-containing protein; its protein translation is MTNTENKPKIHLYMDDWRPCPEGFALARTGEECLTLLRDCEVGILSLDHEMGPDEPSGSEVAARIVANGTFPKEIYLHTSSEYGRRSMYEILYAGKPEHVILHRDSMPEDVRRRAAAEQSQS
- a CDS encoding Fpg/Nei family DNA glycosylase is translated as MMPELPEIEHYRRQLGQWILDLPIQRVKLNHAHSTDVEPEEFAAALEARSLLFLERRGTFLIFHLDNGHRLLIALAKDGALYCGEQDEQPPFVSQAEIGFGERTLYIAGKGSVLRLMTVRGLDEVLKTLGPDPFSRQATPEYFVSQLKKRRGALRSILTGQKLVAGIGPRYADEIAFAAGLLPSVKTQELNGESAARLYEALEEVLKAAIDGGGCITVPLNADDAVTGGYLSQCRVFEREGQPCTEDGAPVQKMDVAGKKAYYCPQCQHEQTPVFS
- a CDS encoding HAD-IIA family hydrolase; this encodes MPSPNAFLIDLDGTLYHGERRVPGADELIAALNERGIPFLFLTNNSSASQDTVAQRLNNMGIPAKREQVCTSSMAAAAYIAQRKPGASVAIFGEAGLRGAAAAAGLSEFAGDPRQGRPDYVIQGIDREFSYGKLAQAGRWILGGSEFVLTNPDLLLPSENGLMPGAGTLGASLEAMTGVKPTVIGKPSPILMNFAFDLLGVEAADVTVIGDNMMTDIKAGAQSGCRSLLLLTEEGVTTPHNLERHQVLADAKPDLIRHNLREIQDWILSGY